A region of Rhinoraja longicauda isolate Sanriku21f chromosome 31, sRhiLon1.1, whole genome shotgun sequence DNA encodes the following proteins:
- the dpm2 gene encoding dolichol phosphate-mannose biosynthesis regulatory protein isoform X2, translated as MATGVDQVVGMGLVGFSLILFTYYTIWVIVLPFVDGRHILHSYFLPREYAVILPAVAGLLLVLLVGTFIAVVMWKNRKPTKKTD; from the exons ATG gCTACAGGAGTAGACCAAGTAGTCGGGATGGGACTAGTGGGCTTCAGCTTGATACTTTTCACTTACTACACTATATGGGTCATTGTGTTG CCATTTGTGGATGGTAGACATATTCTTCACAGCTATTTCTTGCCACGAGAATATGCCGTGATCTTGCCTGCTGTTGCTGGTCTGCTCCTGGTTTTATTAGTGG GAACATTTATTGCAGTAGTTATGTGGAAAAACAGAAAGCCTACAAAGAAAACAGATTAA
- the dpm2 gene encoding dolichol phosphate-mannose biosynthesis regulatory protein isoform X1, translated as MEQVDDGALNPHLCLATGVDQVVGMGLVGFSLILFTYYTIWVIVLPFVDGRHILHSYFLPREYAVILPAVAGLLLVLLVGTFIAVVMWKNRKPTKKTD; from the exons atggagcaggtggatgatggcgccctcaacccccatctttgtttg gCTACAGGAGTAGACCAAGTAGTCGGGATGGGACTAGTGGGCTTCAGCTTGATACTTTTCACTTACTACACTATATGGGTCATTGTGTTG CCATTTGTGGATGGTAGACATATTCTTCACAGCTATTTCTTGCCACGAGAATATGCCGTGATCTTGCCTGCTGTTGCTGGTCTGCTCCTGGTTTTATTAGTGG GAACATTTATTGCAGTAGTTATGTGGAAAAACAGAAAGCCTACAAAGAAAACAGATTAA